The sequence ttatcaaaatattacatattattcaaaatataaatagaatataatcattttataaataaaaattcatcagattatctcaaaaaaatatattaaattttttattttatgattatttttgtacgtccattttttttctttttgaaaaatgaaaGCACCTAAAATATCTGtttaataaacaattttttaatattttttctttattttgcaTACATCCAAGTTGACCATTGACCTGCGATGATACATGATTGGCCAATTAGTCATgctttacattaaaataatctCATTTTTTTGTCACAACTTGATCTGTCACAAACTTATTAATTGAATTATAATCCTTATATAATGTATGacatttatattatattgtctacaattttaaaatctttttttaatttgaagacAACTTACATGGATATGGATACCGCGTGAAGGGTGGTGAGAAAAAAGCAGTACTCCTAGGAAAATTATTGACTAAACTAAAGTAAGTCGACAGAAGTGTCCCATACTGGCCATTTTCCCCggatttttctctctttcatatgtgtatatatacattAAATTGTTTGACACAAGTATAGTTTTTGCTAtactaatttttaatataaagtttaaatttttgtataaagaacaatttttttatcGCCAAATGTTTGCGagcttgattatatttttaaattacgatatttaattttcataaaattaagaGTGTTAATCTATAATtagttattaatatttataaatgtcTCAAATATGAATTAAGTTCTTtagagttgtatatatagatTTGAACAATTCTCATTCTTGGACTTAGCTCAATCCGAAAAGTTAGTTCAAAAAAAAAGATTGTCTAAGTCCATGTATACAACTTCTAATGCCTTAATTGAGCCGATGTAAGATATTTAACATACTTCTCGCGCgtcatgaataaataaataaaacgtgAAGCTTAAAAGACATTATCAGGTGGCTCATAGaacagtccaacacataacaaTGGATCTTGGCTTTGATATCACGTTAAAATTGAAACTttaatctaactcaatctcaaaaGCTATTTCAAGCGGGAAGATTATCTAAgtctatatatacaactctgGATGACATAATTCAGCCGATGTTAAGACATTTAACAAATCTAATTACGATTATTGTATCTATAAAAAAACTCACTTAGTTtggttaattttgaaaattattaaataagtaGTGAATTCGCTAGTACtacttataataataaaatactgTCATTATTAATCTCTAGCTGTCCCGTTTGGATAAAAGATATTTGTGATGGTTTGGACGTTGGAGATAGAGcatcatatttttattgatatttcacaacacgttttaattaaatagtattggtattatttcaaaatatttataacgATATGGTGTACCGAAATTTATTACatgcttaaaattttcatatttttaggctcaatGGAGTACTAAGCACGAGATTagattttgaatgaaaataacTGAAGAATTAAGGACATTGTTAGCCATTGAGAAGGAATTTAAGATTGTTTTGATATGGTATACTGGAAATTTTCGTTTATATCGTATATTGTAAAGAATATTTACGATATATCGAAATATAGATAAATATCGATATTTTATCATTCATATTGAAAAAACCCGATTGACGCATCAAAACAATCATTGCaatagattatttattttaaaattcaatgtaAACCAAGTGTGAATTCGGGACAAAAAAAgtgattttgtttattttattcagtaTTGGTTGGTTGGTTGGTGTGACCAGAAAAAAATGATGagtaataataaaaagaaagattattttaatataaagttttttttatgatttttttgtgttttggcCAAATTATCCAAGATAACTATATTATTTGTCAAATAAGATTTTTGAGAGCTAAATCATGGAATATTTGTTAAATAAGTAGACGAGTTGTGGGTATATTATATCTATTATGTATTATAATGATAAATTGAGAAAGAGAGGTAATATATTAAATCTTGTGGAATATTTCTCCTTCTGATTGAATAGAGAGAATTGGGCCAAGTACTATCATTTTGAGGTTATTATGGGATAATTGTAGAATTGATCCTACTATTTTTTGAGATAAATATCGTGAAATTTTTGAACTCTTCGGTTgattgtatttaaaaaatattttaaaaatataatttcacaattatacctttgtgaaataacacaagtttctttttgttttgttttgtttataaATACACACCATGTTcatttttctacattgttgaAAATATGAATGATGGAAATGTGGACagtattaaatcatattagTTGGATATCCAATTCACATCAAGTAatacaatatattaattatgatgaatttcaaTTAATACATCTATCGAATCCATTATGAACttacatttttttttgggaaaaatatcGTTTATATGATATATTGTAAAGAATATTTGcgatataccgaaatatcggtACAATATCGATATCATATCATTGCTATCGAAAAAACCTGATTGACGCAATAAAACAAATCATTGCAATATAGTTACAAAAACTtttagagtaagtctcttgtgagacggtctcacgaatctttatctatgagacggatcaaccctaccgatattcacaataaaagtaatactcttagcataaaaagtaataacttttcatggatgacccaaataagagatccgtctcacaaaatacgatccgtgagaccgtctcacacaagtttttgtcaaacttTAAACAGAATTTTACTCAAGTACAAGAACAAGATTGGAAAATATACACTACTTCTATCACACAattgttttcttattttattatttacaaatattatatttcgaaatttataaatattgattcaatatttttgtatataccaacatactaaaattttcaaaattacatACCCATTTTGTACTGACAATTTCGGTATCATCATTATACGGTACCAAAATTATCGATATTTTTCGTTATAATAATTTCGGTAGTTCTCCCATCCTTCAGGAGTATTAAACAAAATGAGGAAAATCAAGGATAGGAGACACGCGCACCTCTTCATCGACAAACTCCAGACAACTCTGAATATTTTCTTgtaattaatttcttatttcagtCATTTTGAAGTAAGCTTTTCTTATTAGTAGCTAGTTAATCAGTTGCTTGAATTTGTGATCCTTAGTCTGTAAAAAATGTTAACTCAGAGTATCGTAGCTTAACCCGACTGACACCTATATATATTTGAAGTTGACTCTTAAATGATCACAAATCGTAATCAATTTCATACATCTATTCTGTATTTCATATGTTAGACGTATTGTTCTCGACAACAGAAAAGATATGAAAATGCAATATACCAATTAACAGTTCATGGCCGTGACTCGTTTTGAACCGGCACAAGAGCAAAATGCTTAGAACACATGGGGTAGGCCTAAGTATAAATTTCATATTAAACATCGAGACAAAAGCGAAGTTCCAAACTGTGGCCAGTACAAATAACAAAACCCATCAAACAGGAACCTTTTCTACCCGTATACGTCTGATATCAGAAACTTACAACCATAGATCTCACCTTTTTTTTCCAAATCATAGTAACCAGCTTTCCCTCAATTCATGTTCTGGTTTCCAGTGTTATGGTATGAATAATAGATGCCATTGAATCGTCTATTGGCATTCCGCATTCGTCTTTCCCAAATCACGTGCTCGTTTCCAGTGTTGTGGTATGGCTAATACTATCAACGTATGTTACTTCAATACAAAATAATCCTTCACACGAAAAGGCTTGTTGGTTCATTTATCACCTGCACCACTATTTGATCACAATGATTTTTAAGTCCCAGTTCTAGTATAATATAATGTTTGGTTTTGGAAACGGGACGTATCGAATCTACCTCTTGCGCTTGCTTTTCTGGGAATTTGAAGATGAAGAATTGCTGTGCCAATTCCTCTTCCTTTGGTTGATGAACCAATTGTTTATCTGCTTCAGTTGCAAGCCAGTTTCTTGAACCAGACGTGCCTTGTCTTCCTCCTAACCAAAGACATCGTACAACATTAAGAGAAATCAAGCTCGTGAGAATCCTGTTGAAACATAGAATAGAGAATGTAACATCACACGTGATTTACATGATTCGACTATGAAGGTCTACAGCATGATTCAATGCCCGTTGGACAGCTACAACTCTCTAAGTTTAGAATGAAATCTATCTTTTTATAgaagtgaaaatatttgagatAAATATGGTAGAAAATCTTTCTAACTGAATATAAATTCATATCAAAGATATATAATCTTAATAAGATCAAATATGATTCTAGAATGTGTGTTTTGATTTCTAAAGAGTAGCTAAATCTTTTAAGTTAATATCGAGCTCACTGTTGGATAAGGCCACTTAGAATGTGACTGCCACCAAGCTTTCAAGACCGAAGTAGTATCACCAGGCAGTTTTCCTGCTCGTCTTTTTCGTAATATTTCTTCTCTGATGTCCACAATCTTGTCCTTATAACCCTGCGTAGAATAAAGCACTCCTGATCTGTTTTTCATATACTTGCAAAATTCTTAAAGCTAAAGTATCATTGCAATTGTACGATCATGTATTTCACCTGTTTAAGATCATGTTTCAATTCAAATATGACGCGTTCCATCAAGGATCTCTCACTTTCAGTGGGCACTAATGGACCAAATCCCATGTTGTCTGGTCCATCTAGACTCTCATCAAACAAGTTAGTTTCACTATCGACCTGGTCTTCATCATCATCGGACATGGTTGCCCCTGTACCTTCACCTGGTGCCACCCCTATCAAGTAAAGTGCAAGTAAATTAATCAGATACATGACTGACAAAAGTCTAAAGGGACAAAACAGTGATGGAGTTGCATTTCAAAAGGTGTGGTACTgttatatgatgaaagaaattaCATCGAATGAGTTGCATGGAATTTATTTTCCTATCCCACTCAGAAGAGCAGTTAAATTTCGTATCAATGTCAGTGACACacaaattaaaatgaaaaaaaagagTGTTGTTTATATAGAAATGTACCTTGTTCCCTAACATGAAAATGTTCATATGCTATCCCTGGTAAAGATTCCAATTTTGTAATATGATATTCGTATGTTAATGGATTGCGAAACAACATCAATAAGGTACATAAGACTCCGAATGCTTTAAATCAAGTGATCGAACAGTCAAGTGTCAAGTCGAGCTGCTATGTGGCTGGTGGTTCGGAAACAAAATAGCGTGGCTTGATTTGTTGGTCATAGCACTGGTAGGGTACACTCACTCAACAATGATGTGAATGAGCATCATTGTAATCACAAAACCCGGGGCGGACCAGAAATTCAAATAATGGGGGCAAATCAATAATTTTGGGAGTGGTAAAGCTTGATAattgattataatttttttcttttttgaaaaatttacatagattttttaaaaaaaaaaccaattgaGAGGGGGCGATCGCCCCCTTGCTCCCACTGGGTCCACCCCAAAGCAAAACGAGTagcatttatcatttaaaaacaaaaagaacgataagagaatttttgaagaaaaataaagatggttgaagaaaataaagttgGCATGTTCCGCTATACATGGTAGTGATTTCAATTGTGGACAGGTGAATACCTGTTAACATAAACAAAGAGCATTAAGTCTACCAAGCCCAAGTAAAGCAGAATAGGAAAATCAAATGAAGAAGTTTAATTAATCACATGCACACACTAAAGAAGTAAAGAACCTTGACAGACTACTATCGATATTAACTCAAGAAAACAAACTCCAAGTACATGCTTCAATTTAGTAAAGAAAATATGCTTTTCACAAGGAATAAGAAAAACAATGGACCGCAACAAATCATTAATTATCACAAGTTTGTCGTTGACAAGGAATAAAAGCTGTTAACTTAGgtcaataaaattaaatgataaCCTGTCAAGCTTTGCAATGATTGTTCCAGCTCCCAACAGGCCATGACTGCTTCCATTGCATGAACACGGACATGTTGTTGAAGTTGTTCTTTAAAGGAAGAGAGCAATAAAACATAGTGGGTCTACATTTGACAGAAAGAAGAAACTTTGTAAGGGAAAAGTGAAAATATAGATGGAAAGACTTAGGGAATGAGTAAAATTAGAGACTATTATTTGTTTGCATAAACAacacaaaaacaaacaaactcatACAAGTCAATTTACTTGCCGAATAGTGTAGTCCTACGTCCATTTAAGTTCAGTTACGCCCATTCTCGTAAAAGATAAAACATGACATCTCACGGTCCTAAGTTTTGTTTTAGAGATTTACCTTCACCCACCCATATTCTAAAGCATAGAGCTTCCCGACCAGAACGAGAAACCATAAATAAAAGGAACTTCAAACAACAGGATTCCTTTTTCCACGAGACAACAGAAATTCCTGCACATTATATAAAGATGTAATCCAAAACTATTCCGTTGAGAATGATAACCCACAAAAATGATGTCTTAAGGATGCCAAAAATATGACAGTAAATGTCTTCATTTGAATTTTCCCAAAACTTTATCCTCTCCTATGAAATCTCTTACATACTTTGGTGTATCACACAGTTTCATTCAGTACTAAAACCAAACAGTGGATCATTAGCTGAATAAATTCACATGTTTTAAAAACATCGGATGCTGGAAATAGAATCACACAAAGTAAGGAAGAAATTGACCTCCATCTGAGAAAAAGAAACTAGACAAGCCAATTGAACCACGTTCAAGAATCTATAAGCGTAAATCCAAACATCTGATTCCAACCAAATATGAAGCCAtcgttttttcaaaaaattaacaCATGAAACTTGTAATCCAAACACAACCCAAATTTCATCTGTTTTTACATTATCTCATATATTGACTAACAAATAGAACAGTAATATAAAAGATTCAGCCTGGGAGATCtataaaattcacaaaattcaaTCTTGAAACCAGCGGAGACAACCAAGGACTCAAGATAAGGTTTCTAAGTGCCATGAACTAATCCAATCGATCGCAAACTAAATTAAATTCCACAAAAGCTCACGCTTTCGCTTATCCCATATTTCAAGAACCCAAAAACCAATTTTCGCAAAGCTCCGAACAATCACATAAAAACAGACTTCATTCATGTTTCTCAAAACATTCATCCATGATATTCACATGCTATTATACTATGAACATTAAAACAAAACTATTGAAGATTGTACCATAAAGTGGTCGAGTTCTTTATCATCGAGGGGCCGTTGACCATGTCCCAGAACGGAATACTTAGCCACCACTTGCTGCGATTGAACAAGCTGAGCGTCAATCCTGGGCAGCTGGTCCACCGGCGTGGCTATACGCAGGCACGCCACGTGGGCCGACAGCAGCTGCTCGAACAACGGGTGGCCGAGGATGTCCGCCTTGCACTTCTCTCTCTCCCAGTTCGCACTGCTCCCGTGGCTGTTGCTGTTGCTGTTGTCTCCCTCCCCGTTTTCCAGGCGGTGATCGCTTTTGTCCAGTGGACTGCGTTGACTCTGGTTGGTGAGCCACTGGTGAGGGTGGTGGAGCCAGGTGCTCGCGGCGGGCGGCGGTTTCTCTTCCGGGGACTGGTGATGGTCGGGGAGTATGGAGCGAAAGACGGCGGCGGAGTGGTGGTGGTCGGAGTAGTCGAGGGGCATTTCTTGGGGGGAAagatggtggtggtggtggtcctGGAACGCCATGTGTAATGAAATTTTGAGGCCGCTTTTACGCACTCTGCTAACCTTACGTACATATATAGAAATAGAAGCCTATATTATTACATAGAGTGCCGAGTACTTTCCAAGCAAGGATACGTTtggtttcatttcttttttgtatttggggataaataaatatttttatgagattatttatttataagatgaaaatatatacattttaattaattattctaatatcaacaaaatatattttaatcgaTTTGgggataaataaatatttttatgggattaatttatttataagatgaaaatatatattttttaattaattattctaatatcaacaaaatatatttgaatcgaCATATATGAGTACTGTAGGTTAAGCAATAAATACAATGATAGtaatttatatacataaataataataaaaatattttttttttaaaataaataaataaatgcactaacttaccaaaaaaaaatgaaaaagtttatgttaCACGTATGCAACTTAAATCGCACTGGCcaagaagttttttttttaaaaaataaatatattctccatgataatataattatcttgataatattatttcattagtttattttcttACATCAATATTACTATTTTCTTTGATAGACAACgagcaaataaattctttaatattAACTGTTCATAATAAATTCCCAAACTTTAAGGATGTGTTTGGTTGAGTGGATTAAATAAGAATAGATTAATAGTTaaatatttatctttaaaattttaagatgttttaataatcattttgacccggtttaagatccaatattattaatcaaataattatccATAAAATTAGATCTTAAAtcgggtcaaaatgattattaaaccatcttaaaatttttacgataaatatttgattattaatctaTCCTTATTTAATATACTCAACCAAACGGAGCGTAACAATTGTTGTATTATTTATCTATacttatatataatatgataacaCTCGTATACCAATCAGATGAAGTCATGTAGTAATTTTAAGGTTgcttaaaatatcattcatcttaacaataaatttttatcGTCATCTATGTTttcgaatttttaaaatataattaaaaatacttttataatattttttgatataatgAGTAATACGATTATTTAatctaaaaattcaaaatgtagaaaaagacaaaaaaattattttactagGATATAATAGATAGATACGatgtaaattgtaattttttatttcagataaaacataatattttgtaatttggaaaaaaaaatcatataataaattttcaatacTTCCAACATTAATCTTATAACTAATTTTGATGACacgattaattaaaaatatgatatttttaattaatcgtgtcatcaaaatcatatttttaattaatcgtGTCATCAAAATTAGTTATAAGATTAATGTTGGAAgtattgaaaatttattatatgatttttttgaagAATATCAAGCATTAATGATTATATTGAATAGGTAACATGTGTAGACAATTGTGGTCCTTCATTGAAGAAAGACAAAACGCCTTCCAAAGTTAAATTATGCTTTTCATTGTCCTTTGTGGTCCATCGAAGCAGCTTGCGTGCAGCTaacattatttaataataataattaaaaataaaatcaacacTGCGACGTTCAAGGAGTGTAAAAAGAAGAATATgggacaaaatttttttttaaggttTTGAAATTCAATGAATTTCTAACATAATGCGAGAGACGTGATattgaaatatgaaaaaaccTAGCTTACTTTGAAATAATATACTCTAAAGCTGTATTATATCGAAAAGATGGAAAATCTTATAAATTACTTAAATTTCTCTAACCAATTTTTCGTTTTtacctttaatttaaaataggtctcttgtgagacggtctcacgaatttttatctgtgagacggatcaaccctaccgatattcacaataaaaagtaatactcttagtataaaaagtaatacttttccatagatgacctaaataaaagatccgtctcacaaaatacgacccgtgaaaccgtctcatacaagtttttgcctcaaTTTATAGCAGTTTTCttcgatttttttaatgaatagcatattattattatcttagTTTGGGACTAATTAGTCCATACATTTAAAAACGACAAACAATCAATAACATTAATAGATTATTCCATCCAAAGATATCTTTGGActcataaaattttctttgatggGCCGCAAAGAGATTGACATATACATGGGCCTGGCCCATATTTTGTAAAGACCACGGCCTTTAATCATATGGCCCGTGTTATCTTTTGGCGGGAAACACGAGCCAGACCATTTATCCCTAACTGGAGACAAGAGTGTCGAAGAAGCTTCCCCCATTTTATACGCTCTTCCGCCATTTCACGAGCAGTTGCACATTTCCCGCTGTCCGAGCTGCTTCCGCCTCAGTGTATTTCTCGCCACCTTCGATAACTTGTGAGTTGCCTCCCTCTTTTCTGTGGCGCCTTCTTTGTTTCCCTCTTTATGTggataaatatgtttattatgtGTTTGTGATATTGTCTTTTACGTCGGTTATTGAAATATAGAATGTGTTTATTTATGTGTATTCGTAAATAATCTTTTTTCCACATTTTTTATTTAGGTATTGTACGTTTTGTTTTGCTTGGTGGGATCGAATACGATGACGGCAGTGAGGTCCCGGGATACTTATTCTGCAGTCGGTGCTAAAACGTTAGAGCCAATGGCTGTGGAAAATGGGTTGATTGAACCGAGAACCCCACTGAAAACATTAGATTTAGTTACGCGGTTATCAAACACCACGACACCTGTCTCGGGTTCACCGGATTTTACATCTGGGTCCCCGGGTTTGGAGTCTGGGGCTGGCACTGTTATGTATTTGGACGGTGGAAATGTAAGGAGGAGAAGTGCTCGTTTGGCAAAAAATCTGGGCATGCTTAAATGCTCAAAAGTCACTGGGGTTGTGAACGGGAAAAGGAAGAAAGATGAGTTTGAAGTTGTGGGGGATTCTTCGAGTGATGAATTTGATGCAAGGAATTTGGAAAGGAACGTTCTGGATCTTGAACTTGGGGTTGAGAAGGCAGTTGGGCTTCCTGATTCTAGTGTGACGGGATTATGTTTGCAGAATTTGGATGATGGAGTGGATGATATGGTCGTAGATAAAGAGGAAGCCAATATTGTTGGAGGTGTTCCCAAGTTGGGATTGGGTAATAATGTAAGCGCTGTTCCCAAGTTAAGATCGGGTAATAATGTAAGCGGTGCGCAAGTGGAGACTGAGAATAGCCAGAAACGACAGAAGAAATTTTGTGTGGATATGGAAATATTGGGTTTAAAATTGAGTGGGAAGGATGAGGTGGGGGAGCAATTCTTGACCTTAAGGTCAGGGAAGAATGTTGTGAAAAGAGAAATAAAAAACGATACTTGTGCTGGTAATCTGCTGGGAGGAACAAAGAGTGATATAGAAAGTGAGATTGAATTGAGTCATAATATTGTGAAGACTAGGTCAAGGGCCAGCATGAAAGAAGTTGATAATGAGGCATGCATTGAGCGGAAATTTACTAGAGCAAATAATGGTAAGGGGAAAGCTGGTAGGGAAACTTCAGTGATTGGTGGTTCTTTGTCGTTGAATTTAAAAGTAGATATTAGAGTCGGATTAACGAATGGTGCTTCAAAATCTGATGGTTCCTCTTTACCTAAAAGCTCATATTCAGATGATGTAAATGAAGATAAAACTGCCATTAGAACTGAAACTGTGATGAAGACTCGAGGGAGAGAGAGCAAAGCGGAAAAAGGGAAAATGAAGTTGAAAGACAGTAATTCTGTCTGTGATGACATTAGCATCTCAAATCTTCAGATGGAAAATGTACAGGAGAGTAGTTTTTCTGACACAATCCATAATGAAGAAAATGCAGCAGCGCAGGATGGATCACAGGGAAGGGAAACTGATGTTGGTCCGAGTGATGGAAGACAATTTTACCGGGAACGCTTTCGAAATATTGCTAGACGAATTGCATCTAGGTtcgctcatttctcttctcatgAGGAAATAGGGAACCATTCTAATGATGCTGAGAGAAGACAAATTCCGCTGCCAGAAGCTGATAGTGGAACAGATGATTGGCCTGGTCCTTTTTCAACTGCCATGAAAATCATTAAGGACCGCAgaacaaaaaagaaagaagggcAGCATGTAACCTCAACCGATAAAAGTGAA comes from Primulina huaijiensis isolate GDHJ02 chromosome 2, ASM1229523v2, whole genome shotgun sequence and encodes:
- the LOC140971459 gene encoding homeobox protein knotted-1-like LET12 isoform X2, whose protein sequence is MAFQDHHHHHLSPQEMPLDYSDHHHSAAVFRSILPDHHQSPEEKPPPAASTWLHHPHQWLTNQSQRSPLDKSDHRLENGEGDNSNSNSHGSSANWEREKCKADILGHPLFEQLLSAHVACLRIATPVDQLPRIDAQLVQSQQVVAKYSVLGHGQRPLDDKELDHFMTHYVLLLSSFKEQLQQHVRVHAMEAVMACWELEQSLQSLTGVAPGEGTGATMSDDDEDQVDSETNLFDESLDGPDNMGFGPLVPTESERSLMERVIFELKHDLKQGYKDKIVDIREEILRKRRAGKLPGDTTSVLKAWWQSHSKWPYPTEEDKARLVQETGLQLKQINNWFINQRKRNWHSNSSSSNSQKSKRKR
- the LOC140971458 gene encoding uncharacterized protein: MTAVRSRDTYSAVGAKTLEPMAVENGLIEPRTPLKTLDLVTRLSNTTTPVSGSPDFTSGSPGLESGAGTVMYLDGGNVRRRSARLAKNLGMLKCSKVTGVVNGKRKKDEFEVVGDSSSDEFDARNLERNVLDLELGVEKAVGLPDSSVTGLCLQNLDDGVDDMVVDKEEANIVGGVPKLGLGNNVSAVPKLRSGNNVSGAQVETENSQKRQKKFCVDMEILGLKLSGKDEVGEQFLTLRSGKNVVKREIKNDTCAGNLLGGTKSDIESEIELSHNIVKTRSRASMKEVDNEACIERKFTRANNGKGKAGRETSVIGGSLSLNLKVDIRVGLTNGASKSDGSSLPKSSYSDDVNEDKTAIRTETVMKTRGRESKAEKGKMKLKDSNSVCDDISISNLQMENVQESSFSDTIHNEENAAAQDGSQGRETDVGPSDGRQFYRERFRNIARRIASRFAHFSSHEEIGNHSNDAERRQIPLPEADSGTDDWPGPFSTAMKIIKDRRTKKKEGQHVTSTDKSESAELTWVPRKLENFICQKKWAPSLQDLCLPILAKNADAITSLECVPDVLRHKICWFLCDHRQMDSHFLELLVRESPTEICIKDCSWLSEELFIKIFESFNTSKLMVLQLDHCGVCMPDYALPATFAHSPNSLPALTSISLKGAYRLSDAGLSSLVLSGPSLKSIDLSQCPLVTSEGICCLSKSLRLVLRELYIDHCQGVDAMVSLPGLLELETLEVLSVSGIHTVCDEFVCEVVSVHGCRMKHVGLADCIELTDYSLEVIGNTCAGLRSIDLSNLCKLTDVAIGHLANGCKEVQMLRFCRNAFSDEAIAAYIDIRGAFLKDLSLNNIIKVSNNTALSISRNCKNLLSLDLSWCRNMTNEALGLIVDSCSSLEVLKLFGCTQITNVFIEGHSNPRVELIGLKMTPIFKHICVPDFLQGPLRY
- the LOC140971459 gene encoding homeobox protein knotted-1-like LET12 isoform X1 codes for the protein MAFQDHHHHHLSPQEMPLDYSDHHHSAAVFRSILPDHHQSPEEKPPPAASTWLHHPHQWLTNQSQRSPLDKSDHRLENGEGDNSNSNSHGSSANWEREKCKADILGHPLFEQLLSAHVACLRIATPVDQLPRIDAQLVQSQQVVAKYSVLGHGQRPLDDKELDHFMTHYVLLLSSFKEQLQQHVRVHAMEAVMACWELEQSLQSLTGVAPGEGTGATMSDDDEDQVDSETNLFDESLDGPDNMGFGPLVPTESERSLMERVIFELKHDLKQGYKDKIVDIREEILRKRRAGKLPGDTTSVLKAWWQSHSKWPYPTEEDKARLVQETGLQLKQINNWFINQRKRNWHSNSSSSNSQKSKRKSGAGDK